The following are from one region of the Ruficoccus sp. ZRK36 genome:
- a CDS encoding FAD-dependent oxidoreductase, which yields MPYQSVFTQTFDIAIYGCGYSGLAAAWKLRDAGKHVLLFDRHFDVAWESGRSFVRTAGECQNASWRTFCEATIAHSGYEGSDLDPVSAEVMACCELRAERGSLETLLGAAPISGMMRGDDLTEISVATKSGERTLRARVWIDASDTATLHQLAQPTAYERRRSASAYEHRVLLALNGEDAFPTQAFEHSGEAIHIERVPHGLTLSLCISSSTPLSPRDLLEKYTALREANSDAFGKSSVLCFASRPYPVYGQTDTPAASGVAPLGNLYAASPALTGVPVRTLSERYALGLDLANRVEIPSTDTVGSERKISLPVREADCEILVAGLGTGGSMAALEACKLGRKVLLADSGNVLGGIGTAGQICVYFHGQKGGGFESLDQASETVQHKLGPKILMGLGWLSDSKALALENEYATNSPELLRESIVYAVKTENGRITQASIATPEGILCVRTEAVIDGTGDGDLAVLAGAAYDFGRPVDGLPLSYSQPSMALNTEKQKVKTFNFDAGWVDPTDPEDLSRARITAISMYRNVTPWPEMTLIQLAPLLGLRQSRQIHTRSRLTLQDLLNNTQREDSIGAARSPLDTHSVDFEFEDDETFFWLWSCKSFRPMTYCDMPHGVMTPDGIDNLWLACRAAGVTTNAAYAVRMQRDIHRMGEAAAYSADAWLSGHTPEEIIKECQRKLDATGARQPVPEAAKESDTAMDPLAILDSGEADRHLWRIYQNRERYEAAILERLDHSNSHVSWLAATILAMWQDPRAEPRLIQAIESREEGNSGFVSGAFNQNIGVPNWYLAINLLRRCGSEQCLDALQAVAEQPANCLNLRTALAITLTRLARPDASSGAKRQAAAILRALSTDDIPDAYTRPSHAISLGLKGEPQPILGNEPPGVDTREDHTWQVVLTQQQAYQAWGLPSPLDISPHLEDSRAIVRKAFSRLP from the coding sequence ATGCCCTATCAGTCCGTTTTTACCCAAACCTTCGATATCGCCATCTATGGATGCGGCTACAGTGGTCTCGCCGCCGCCTGGAAACTACGAGATGCCGGAAAGCATGTGCTGCTTTTCGATCGCCACTTTGACGTGGCATGGGAGTCTGGCCGTTCATTTGTGCGCACGGCAGGAGAATGCCAGAACGCATCTTGGAGAACATTCTGCGAGGCCACGATTGCTCATAGCGGATACGAGGGCTCGGACCTCGATCCGGTCAGTGCCGAGGTCATGGCCTGCTGCGAACTGAGAGCCGAGCGCGGAAGCCTGGAAACACTGCTGGGGGCTGCTCCGATCTCTGGCATGATGCGCGGTGATGATTTGACCGAGATCTCCGTGGCCACGAAATCCGGTGAACGCACCCTCCGGGCACGCGTGTGGATCGATGCGTCGGATACCGCCACGCTCCACCAGCTCGCACAGCCCACCGCCTACGAACGTAGACGCTCAGCGTCGGCCTACGAACACCGCGTGCTGTTGGCCCTGAACGGCGAAGACGCCTTCCCCACTCAAGCGTTCGAGCACAGCGGTGAAGCGATCCACATTGAGCGAGTTCCCCATGGGCTCACGCTGAGCCTTTGCATCAGCAGCAGCACGCCTTTGTCGCCACGCGATTTGCTGGAAAAGTACACCGCCCTGCGTGAGGCAAACAGCGATGCCTTTGGTAAAAGCAGTGTCCTGTGTTTCGCCTCACGGCCCTACCCCGTGTATGGACAAACGGATACGCCAGCCGCCTCTGGAGTGGCACCCCTGGGGAACCTTTATGCCGCAAGTCCGGCCCTCACCGGTGTCCCTGTCCGTACTCTGTCCGAACGCTATGCACTCGGCTTGGATCTCGCCAACAGGGTTGAAATACCCTCCACCGACACAGTCGGAAGCGAACGAAAGATCAGCCTGCCAGTGCGTGAGGCGGATTGTGAAATCCTTGTGGCCGGTCTGGGCACAGGGGGCTCGATGGCCGCACTCGAAGCCTGCAAGCTGGGCCGCAAAGTCCTGCTGGCCGATAGTGGTAACGTGCTCGGGGGCATTGGTACGGCGGGCCAGATATGTGTTTATTTCCACGGTCAGAAAGGAGGCGGCTTCGAGTCTCTCGACCAAGCCAGTGAGACCGTCCAGCATAAGCTCGGCCCCAAGATTCTGATGGGGCTGGGTTGGCTCTCTGATAGTAAAGCCCTGGCTCTGGAAAACGAGTACGCCACAAATTCCCCTGAGCTGCTTCGCGAGTCCATCGTCTACGCGGTGAAAACAGAAAACGGACGCATCACACAGGCCAGCATTGCAACGCCGGAGGGTATCCTGTGCGTGCGTACGGAGGCCGTTATCGACGGCACCGGAGACGGTGACCTTGCCGTCCTGGCTGGGGCAGCCTATGACTTCGGCCGCCCGGTCGACGGACTGCCCCTGTCCTACTCTCAGCCGTCCATGGCTCTGAACACCGAGAAGCAAAAGGTTAAAACATTTAACTTTGATGCAGGCTGGGTGGACCCCACGGACCCCGAGGACCTCAGCCGCGCGCGCATTACGGCGATATCCATGTACCGCAATGTCACGCCATGGCCTGAGATGACCCTCATCCAACTGGCCCCCCTTCTCGGCCTTCGCCAGTCCCGGCAGATTCATACGCGCAGCCGCCTCACGCTACAGGACCTCCTCAATAACACCCAGCGTGAGGACTCTATCGGCGCAGCACGATCCCCCCTGGACACGCACAGCGTAGACTTTGAGTTCGAGGATGACGAGACGTTCTTCTGGCTGTGGAGCTGCAAGAGCTTTCGACCGATGACCTACTGCGACATGCCACATGGGGTCATGACGCCCGATGGCATCGACAATCTCTGGCTGGCCTGTCGTGCGGCCGGTGTCACCACAAACGCGGCCTATGCCGTGCGCATGCAGCGCGACATCCACCGCATGGGAGAGGCAGCCGCCTACTCCGCCGACGCATGGCTATCCGGACATACCCCCGAAGAAATCATTAAAGAGTGTCAGCGTAAGCTCGATGCAACCGGCGCCCGCCAGCCCGTGCCCGAAGCCGCCAAGGAATCAGACACTGCGATGGACCCGTTGGCCATCCTCGACAGCGGTGAAGCAGACAGGCACCTCTGGCGCATTTATCAGAACCGTGAGCGCTATGAGGCCGCCATCCTCGAACGCCTCGACCACAGTAACTCGCATGTTTCCTGGTTGGCCGCAACCATCCTCGCCATGTGGCAGGACCCGCGCGCCGAGCCCCGGCTCATCCAGGCGATCGAGAGTCGCGAGGAGGGCAACAGCGGCTTCGTCAGCGGGGCCTTTAACCAGAACATCGGCGTCCCCAACTGGTATCTCGCCATCAACCTGCTGCGCCGTTGCGGCAGCGAACAGTGCCTGGACGCACTCCAGGCCGTCGCCGAACAACCCGCCAATTGCCTGAACCTGCGCACCGCGCTTGCCATCACCCTGACCCGGCTGGCCCGTCCCGACGCTTCCAGCGGCGCGAAAAGACAAGCCGCCGCGATTCTTCGCGCACTGAGCACCGACGACATTCCCGACGCTTACACACGTCCCTCACACGCCATCTCGCTGGGGTTAAAAGGCGAGCCGCAACCCATTCTCGGGAACGAGCCGCCCGGCGTCGACACGCGTGAGGATCATACCTGGCAGGTGGTCCTCACCCAGCAGCAGGCTTATCAGGCCTGGGGACTGCCAAGTCCACTCGACATCAGCCCTCATCTGGAGGACTCGCGCGCAATCGTCCGTAAGGCCTTCTCGCGACTGCCCTGA
- a CDS encoding LacI family DNA-binding transcriptional regulator, which produces MKENPSTHPTLKTIAEKAGVSRMTVSCALRGTGRISPKTTARIKRIAAKMGYSPDARLSEVMTKVRGSRSRELLPLAWINGMANRRAYQEYSWLAPFYEGATKQARELGYRLEEFWLCEPNMTERRMSSIIASRGIRGVIIGHARPSIPSLDFDWRQFAGVSFEGAIVTPRLHQVMPDYQHNLMQALEQVRSMGYRRIGLSLHHIIDQSSHHAYLSALRYFHSQIPRAERIEPFIFAEFTPQALKKWLAKARPDAVIGHHAKLITWLTEAGCEIPSQVGVAHLSLDGDCEDWAGIWQHKCSIGEQAVAQVVSLIHAGRTGLPDLAYKTLIPGIWHNGPTLLPRDR; this is translated from the coding sequence ATGAAGGAGAACCCCTCTACCCACCCCACTCTGAAAACAATAGCCGAGAAAGCTGGCGTCTCCCGTATGACAGTCTCATGCGCCCTTCGCGGCACCGGTAGGATCAGCCCCAAGACAACCGCTCGCATAAAAAGAATAGCCGCCAAGATGGGTTACAGCCCAGATGCCCGGCTATCTGAGGTCATGACAAAAGTTCGCGGCTCACGCAGCAGAGAGCTCCTGCCGCTGGCGTGGATCAACGGAATGGCAAACCGCCGCGCCTATCAGGAATACTCCTGGCTGGCACCGTTTTATGAGGGGGCCACGAAACAGGCACGTGAACTCGGCTACCGACTGGAGGAATTTTGGCTATGCGAACCGAATATGACTGAACGCCGGATGTCTTCGATTATTGCGAGCAGGGGTATCCGCGGGGTCATCATCGGACACGCCCGCCCCAGCATTCCGAGCCTGGACTTTGACTGGCGACAGTTCGCGGGCGTCTCATTCGAGGGAGCCATCGTCACACCACGACTTCACCAAGTCATGCCTGACTACCAGCACAATCTCATGCAGGCGCTCGAACAGGTCCGCTCGATGGGCTATCGCCGCATCGGCCTGAGTCTTCACCACATCATTGACCAGAGTTCCCACCACGCCTACTTGTCTGCGCTGCGCTATTTTCATTCTCAAATCCCGCGAGCCGAGCGTATCGAGCCCTTTATCTTTGCTGAGTTCACACCGCAGGCTCTGAAAAAATGGCTCGCGAAAGCCCGGCCTGATGCCGTTATCGGGCACCACGCAAAACTGATTACTTGGCTAACGGAAGCCGGATGCGAGATACCGAGTCAGGTTGGAGTAGCCCACCTTTCCCTAGACGGTGACTGCGAGGACTGGGCCGGCATCTGGCAGCACAAATGCAGCATCGGCGAGCAAGCCGTCGCGCAGGTCGTTTCATTGATTCATGCGGGAAGAACGGGGCTTCCTGACCTCGCCTATAAAACGCTTATTCCTGGCATCTGGCATAACGGCCCTACTCTACTTCCCCGCGATCGATAA
- a CDS encoding helix-turn-helix domain-containing protein, protein MTLPVMIDEVERMSGLRLCLKPLDPDVRSQTLLGEVPPPNRLHFSPFCQQVKVNFNHRCTQCDMGDVTRKALEHTDPFVHECHAGALELIIPLVRQKQLIGIGFLGQFRHRERGVKELPELTDTLFEQLGAVASWVQSYLLREIELTLRPNRVQRTRRERILFFIRSRLQRQLTLEDLARELHVSVSRAGHLVKELTGSGFAETKQRMRLEAAREMLAQTMLPVESIAGHVGYEDVRYFYRVFTEDTGLPPGKWRQKHTRIGESEA, encoded by the coding sequence ATGACGCTACCAGTGATGATTGATGAGGTGGAGCGCATGAGCGGACTCAGGCTTTGTCTGAAGCCCCTGGACCCCGATGTTCGCTCGCAGACACTGCTGGGGGAGGTGCCACCGCCAAACCGGCTACACTTTAGCCCGTTCTGTCAGCAGGTGAAGGTAAACTTCAATCATCGTTGTACGCAGTGCGATATGGGCGATGTCACCCGAAAGGCACTGGAGCATACGGACCCCTTTGTGCATGAGTGCCATGCAGGCGCACTCGAGTTGATCATCCCGCTGGTGCGCCAGAAACAGCTGATCGGCATTGGCTTTCTGGGGCAGTTTCGCCATCGGGAGCGGGGGGTGAAAGAACTGCCGGAGCTGACGGATACGCTCTTTGAGCAGTTAGGTGCGGTGGCATCCTGGGTGCAGAGCTACCTACTGCGTGAGATCGAGCTTACCCTCAGACCCAACCGCGTACAGCGCACCCGCCGCGAGCGCATTCTGTTCTTTATCCGTAGCCGACTCCAGCGACAGCTGACGCTTGAAGATCTGGCTCGCGAGCTGCATGTGTCTGTCTCGCGGGCTGGCCACTTGGTGAAGGAGCTGACGGGGAGCGGCTTTGCCGAGACGAAGCAGCGGATGCGACTGGAAGCCGCCCGCGAGATGCTGGCTCAGACCATGCTGCCCGTGGAGAGTATCGCGGGCCACGTCGGCTATGAGGATGTACGCTACTTCTATCGGGTGTTCACTGAGGACACCGGGCTGCCTCCGGGAAAGTGGCGGCAAAAGCACACCCGGATCGGTGAAAGTGAAGCGTAG